A section of the Salvelinus sp. IW2-2015 linkage group LG7, ASM291031v2, whole genome shotgun sequence genome encodes:
- the LOC111966107 gene encoding transmembrane protease serine 12: MVMTACGQRPLADAPGGSRVVGGRNAPLGAWPWQVSVQVRSWHLCGGTILNSHWVLTAAHCFTIVPPHRMSSLRVVAGLNVLTEPGRYSQRRYVVEVRAHEKFHHPSYSNDIALMRLSSPLEYTDFVQPVCTVEDEMEEFNLNLNQCFISGWGSTSFKGKPMDTLQEAEVELFEQNTCNRIDWYNGYIKNGMICAGSETGVVDTCQGDSGGPLQCFSEDQEKFYIVGVTSFGDACGLPKRPGVYTRASKYSAWLKTTQSRSLSAVCQLDNGFILILSISWMVITFW, translated from the exons ATGGTGATGACAGCTTGCGGACAGCGGCCGTTGGCGGACGCTCCAGGAGGGTCACGTGTTGTTGGAGGGCGCAATGCACCTTTGGGTGCATGGCCTTGGCAGGTCAGCGTGCAGGTGAGGTCCTGGCACCTCTGTGGCGGGACCATCCTCAACAGCCACTGGGTGCTCACCGCTGCACACTGCTTCACTATCGTTCC ACCCCATAGGATGTCCAGTCTGCGCGTGGTGGCAGGACTCAACGTGCTAACAGAACCAGGGCGGTACTCCCAGCGCCGCTATGTTGTGGAGGTCAGAGCCCATGAGAAGTTCCACCACCCCAGCTACTCCAACGACATAGCTCTTATGCGTCTCAGCTCTCCACTGGAGTACACAGACTTTGTCCAGCCTGTCTGTACAGTGGAAGACGAGATGGAGGAGTTCAACTTAAACCTCAACCAGTGTTTCATCAGTGGTTGGGGCAGCACTTCTTTCAAAG GAAAGCCAATGGACACACTGCAAGAAGCTGAGGTGGAGCTGTTTGAGCAAAATACTTGTAACCGGATCGACTGGTACAACGGTTACATCAAGAATGGCATGATCTGTGCTGGCTCTGAGACCGGGGTGGTCGACACATGTCAG GGAGACAGTGGAGGCCCACTCCAGTGCTTCAGTGAGGATCAGGAAAAATTCTACATTGTTGGCGTGACAAGTTTTGGGGATGCCTGCGGATTGCCTAAAAGACCCGGAGTGTATACTAGGGCCAGCAAGTACTCAGCCTGGCTGAAGACAACTCAGTCAAGATCCCTGTCAGCCGTCTGTCAGCTAGATAACGGTTTCATCTTAATCCTGTCcatctcatggatggtcattACATTTTGGTGA